A region from the Methylocystis iwaonis genome encodes:
- a CDS encoding SH3 domain-containing protein: MRSKLTPLFVAMGLAASVASAAAVPAIVSADTALRARPGMRSAIVATIPAGAAVEAGPCRAWCRVQYGPAVGFVPSPLVTASAGAPGYYGSAGYADAGPFGLLGAPFEAAGDIFGAGGPDVYGQAAPMQPPVVAGY; the protein is encoded by the coding sequence ATGCGTTCGAAACTTACGCCTCTGTTTGTCGCCATGGGGCTCGCCGCTTCGGTGGCCTCGGCGGCCGCCGTCCCCGCCATTGTGTCGGCGGACACCGCCTTACGCGCCCGCCCCGGCATGCGCAGCGCCATCGTCGCCACCATACCGGCCGGGGCCGCGGTCGAGGCCGGCCCCTGCCGCGCCTGGTGCCGCGTTCAATATGGCCCGGCCGTGGGCTTCGTCCCATCGCCGCTGGTGACCGCCAGCGCGGGCGCGCCCGGCTATTACGGTTCGGCCGGCTATGCCGACGCCGGCCCGTTCGGCTTGTTGGGCGCCCCGTTCGAAGCCGCTGGCGACATCTTCGGCGCGGGCGGGCCGGACGTATATGGGCAGGCGGCGCCGATGCAACCGCCGGTCGTCGCGGGCTATTGA
- a CDS encoding twin-arginine translocase TatA/TatE family subunit: MGGFSIWHWIIVGGVAFILFGGKFKISDVMGDVAKGIKAFKKGMAEDETAEAAKPVGERVEPRAIEANKSASGDKV; this comes from the coding sequence ATGGGCGGTTTCTCGATCTGGCACTGGATCATCGTCGGCGGCGTGGCGTTCATTTTGTTCGGCGGAAAGTTCAAGATTTCCGACGTGATGGGCGATGTCGCCAAGGGCATCAAAGCCTTCAAGAAGGGCATGGCCGAGGATGAGACCGCCGAGGCGGCGAAGCCGGTGGGAGAACGCGTCGAGCCACGGGCCATCGAGGCGAATAAGTCAGCGAGCGGCGATAAGGTTTGA
- a CDS encoding segregation and condensation protein A yields MAQDLSFDLSDEPRAEGEAFLVDVDGFEGPLDLLLELARRQKVDLSRISILALAEQYLAFIEAARRVRLELAADYLVMAAWLAFLKSRLLLPEPPKNSDEPSAAELAAALAERLKRLELIRLAADKLTQRGRLGRDMFLRGGPEGLETISQPNYQASLFDLLSAYSRQRQKTAAVHVVLKQRTVWSLAEAREALERLAGVSAEWTVLDDYLLQYCADLQTARTVRASSFSASLEMVREGLFDIRQDRPFAPLWLRRRAPQPLLDREPSGSL; encoded by the coding sequence TTGGCCCAGGATCTCTCATTCGATCTGTCCGATGAACCGCGCGCGGAAGGCGAGGCCTTTCTCGTCGACGTCGACGGATTCGAGGGGCCGCTCGATCTGTTGCTGGAGCTTGCCCGGCGCCAGAAGGTGGACCTGTCCCGCATCTCCATTTTGGCGCTCGCCGAGCAATATCTCGCCTTCATCGAGGCGGCGCGGCGGGTGCGGCTGGAGCTGGCGGCCGATTATCTGGTCATGGCCGCCTGGCTCGCCTTTTTGAAATCGCGCCTACTGCTTCCCGAGCCGCCCAAGAACAGCGACGAACCCTCGGCGGCGGAGCTCGCCGCCGCGCTCGCCGAACGCCTCAAGCGGCTGGAGCTGATCCGGCTCGCCGCCGACAAGCTGACCCAGCGCGGGCGGCTCGGACGCGACATGTTCCTGCGCGGCGGGCCGGAGGGGCTGGAGACCATCTCGCAGCCGAATTATCAGGCGAGCCTCTTCGATCTCCTCTCCGCCTATTCCCGCCAGCGGCAGAAGACCGCCGCCGTCCATGTGGTGCTGAAACAGCGCACGGTCTGGTCGCTCGCCGAGGCGCGCGAGGCGCTGGAGCGGCTCGCCGGCGTCTCCGCGGAATGGACCGTGCTCGACGATTATCTGCTGCAATATTGCGCCGACCTGCAGACGGCGCGCACCGTCCGCGCCTCGTCCTTTTCGGCGTCGCTCGAAATGGTCCGCGAAGGTCTGTTCGACATCCGGCAGGACCGGCCCTTCGCGCCGCTCTGGCTGCGCCGCCGCGCGCCGCAGCCATTATTGGACCGCGAGCCTTCAGGCTCGCTCTAG
- a CDS encoding alkaline phosphatase PhoX → MYLKLKYTVALAALAAATTALADSPKGVGPITFSVPNAVSPTGNPQATLVSDNFSLRLLASTPDLVENPSGDITTFGKLATGADTVPDIHTYLVLPRNPGGPTQGYDYGRHFLYQGHENGGDMAYITRINLDVADPAHRITLLTPVDSASGKTGLNRIDGSSYNPFTQKLLFAEEDDNSATLNGTGNVHEVSLGWPAQRVSLEAFIGTGGFEGVHPDDKGNIYLIEDIGGKTAPSGTTATVDGVANVPLKSARQPNSFVYRFVPNNPKRLQDGGKLQSLQVYVDGAPVTFHANDVIGDIISPAQKQLYTPGLRLPFKWVTIHESHKDDATPFSATEAAKAAGATPFKRPENMTWLPDSHFRTFYFTATGDTDAPTGQVPQLAARGAWGAIIRVDLRENEEHEEHEEHEEHHGARASGDGSVSVFVLGDQDHAAFDNIFFANREQLLAAEDRGDKLHDQLQKYDSIWAYNVRNGRAARFVALGADALAAPNGAADNEPTGVIISNGSPTKGEMVGMEGSLEHVRGFFTQQHGLNQVYEFYKIGR, encoded by the coding sequence ATGTATCTCAAGCTCAAATACACGGTCGCCCTCGCGGCGCTCGCCGCGGCGACAACGGCGCTGGCCGATTCCCCGAAGGGCGTCGGGCCGATCACCTTCAGCGTTCCCAACGCCGTGTCTCCGACCGGCAATCCGCAGGCGACGCTGGTGAGCGACAATTTCAGCCTGCGCCTGCTCGCGTCGACGCCCGACCTGGTGGAAAATCCGAGCGGAGACATCACCACCTTCGGCAAGCTGGCGACGGGCGCCGATACGGTGCCGGACATCCACACCTATCTCGTGCTGCCCAGAAATCCCGGCGGCCCGACGCAAGGCTATGATTATGGCCGCCACTTCCTTTATCAGGGCCATGAGAACGGCGGGGATATGGCCTATATCACCCGCATCAATCTCGACGTCGCCGACCCGGCGCACCGCATCACCCTGCTGACGCCCGTCGATTCGGCGAGCGGCAAAACGGGCCTCAACCGCATCGACGGCTCGAGCTACAACCCCTTCACCCAGAAGCTGCTGTTCGCGGAAGAAGACGACAATTCCGCCACTCTCAACGGGACTGGCAATGTCCACGAGGTCAGTCTCGGCTGGCCGGCGCAGCGCGTCTCTCTCGAGGCGTTCATCGGCACGGGCGGCTTCGAGGGCGTTCATCCCGACGACAAGGGCAACATCTATCTGATCGAGGACATCGGCGGAAAAACCGCGCCTTCCGGCACGACCGCCACTGTCGACGGGGTGGCGAATGTGCCGCTGAAGTCGGCGCGTCAGCCCAACTCCTTCGTCTACCGCTTCGTGCCGAACAACCCGAAGCGCCTGCAGGACGGCGGCAAACTGCAGTCGCTCCAGGTTTATGTCGATGGCGCGCCGGTCACCTTCCATGCGAACGACGTGATCGGCGACATCATCTCGCCCGCGCAAAAGCAGCTCTACACGCCGGGCCTGCGTTTGCCGTTCAAGTGGGTGACCATCCACGAGTCGCACAAGGACGACGCCACGCCGTTCAGCGCCACCGAAGCGGCGAAAGCCGCGGGCGCGACGCCGTTCAAGCGTCCGGAAAACATGACCTGGCTGCCCGACTCGCATTTCCGCACCTTCTACTTCACCGCGACCGGCGACACCGACGCCCCGACGGGCCAGGTGCCGCAGCTTGCGGCCCGCGGCGCCTGGGGCGCCATCATCCGTGTCGACCTCCGCGAGAACGAAGAGCATGAGGAGCACGAAGAGCACGAAGAGCATCACGGCGCGCGCGCCAGCGGAGATGGCAGCGTCTCTGTCTTCGTTCTCGGCGACCAGGATCATGCCGCCTTCGACAATATCTTCTTCGCCAACCGCGAACAGTTGCTCGCGGCCGAAGACCGGGGCGACAAGCTGCATGACCAGTTGCAGAAATACGACTCGATCTGGGCGTATAACGTGCGCAACGGTCGTGCGGCGCGCTTCGTCGCTCTCGGCGCTGACGCGCTGGCCGCGCCCAACGGCGCTGCCGACAACGAGCCGACCGGCGTGATCATCTCCAATGGCAGCCCGACCAAGGGCGAGATGGTCGGCATGGAGGGCAGCCTCGAGCACGTTCGCGGCTTCTTTACCCAGCAGCACGGCTTGAACCAGGTCTACGAGTTCTACAAGATCGGCCGCTGA
- the tatC gene encoding twin-arginine translocase subunit TatC produces the protein MTEADEAEIEASKAPLIEHLMELRERLIKALLAFLATFILAFFFAKDIYNILVIPYTQVAGPEARLIYTAPQEYFFTQIKVALFMAAFLSCPIVLSQLYAFVAPGLYRNERAAFRPYLFATPVFFAVGALVVYFLVMPNLLRFFIGMQQANEPGKAQIELLPRVSEYLSLIMTLVLAFGVVFQMPVILTLLGQVGIVSSEFLKEKRRYAIVIVFVIAAVLTPPDVFSQLALALPGMLLYEASIYSVRMVEKKRAEQEAAAQE, from the coding sequence ATGACCGAGGCCGACGAAGCCGAAATCGAAGCCTCCAAGGCGCCGCTGATCGAACATCTGATGGAATTGCGCGAGCGGCTCATCAAGGCGCTGCTCGCCTTTCTGGCGACGTTCATCCTGGCCTTCTTCTTCGCCAAGGACATCTACAACATTCTTGTCATCCCCTATACGCAAGTGGCGGGGCCCGAGGCGCGGCTGATCTACACCGCGCCGCAGGAATATTTCTTCACCCAGATCAAGGTCGCGCTCTTTATGGCGGCCTTCCTGTCCTGCCCGATCGTGCTCTCGCAGCTTTACGCCTTCGTTGCGCCCGGGCTCTACCGGAACGAGCGCGCGGCCTTCCGGCCGTATCTGTTCGCGACGCCGGTCTTCTTCGCCGTCGGCGCGCTGGTGGTCTATTTTCTGGTGATGCCCAATCTGCTGCGCTTCTTCATCGGCATGCAGCAGGCGAACGAGCCGGGGAAGGCGCAGATCGAACTGCTGCCACGCGTCTCGGAATATCTCTCGCTCATCATGACGCTGGTGCTCGCTTTCGGCGTCGTCTTCCAGATGCCGGTGATTCTCACGCTTCTGGGGCAGGTGGGCATCGTCTCTTCCGAATTCCTGAAAGAGAAGCGCCGCTACGCCATCGTCATCGTCTTCGTGATCGCGGCGGTTCTGACGCCGCCGGACGTCTTCTCCCAGCTCGCGCTCGCGCTGCCGGGGATGCTGCTTTACGAGGCGTCGATTTATTCCGTCCGCATGGTCGAGAAGAAGCGGGCGGAGCAGGAAGCGGCGGCGCAGGAATAG
- a CDS encoding Sec-independent protein translocase subunit TatA/TatB — MFDLDPGKLLVIGIVALIAIPSKDLPRVLRTLGQATGRMRRMANEFQDQFMAAMREAELDDLKKQIEETNSAIMAGANLNGAFDPMAEARKQIVSAIEDGDKKPPPERALEEPQSGVSTEGQPATDAAPQDAQKADK, encoded by the coding sequence ATGTTCGATCTCGACCCCGGAAAGCTCCTCGTCATCGGCATTGTCGCGCTCATCGCGATTCCGTCGAAGGATTTGCCGCGCGTCCTGCGCACTTTGGGCCAGGCAACGGGCCGTATGCGGCGCATGGCCAATGAGTTCCAGGACCAGTTCATGGCGGCCATGCGCGAGGCCGAGCTCGACGATCTGAAAAAGCAGATCGAAGAGACGAACAGCGCCATCATGGCCGGCGCGAATCTCAACGGCGCCTTCGATCCGATGGCGGAGGCCCGCAAGCAGATCGTCAGCGCGATCGAGGACGGCGACAAAAAGCCCCCGCCGGAACGCGCGCTTGAGGAGCCGCAAAGCGGCGTCTCGACGGAGGGGCAGCCTGCCACGGACGCAGCTCCTCAGGACGCGCAAAAGGCGGATAAATGA
- the scpB gene encoding SMC-Scp complex subunit ScpB — protein MAQPAEKIELFDVNSDEALARHEVALREAERIVEAMLFASAEPLDEAEMARRVDDKVELAQVLERLRNHYANRGVNLTRVGKRWFFRTAGDLNWILAREQVEEKKLSRAALETLAIIAYHQPATRAEIEEIRGVAISKGTLDTLMETGWVRLRGRRKAPGRPITYGTTDAFLMHFGLEQISDLPGLDELKAAGLFDGRLPKGFGVPQPTDDSALRDDEEPLEDDAPQALEMDFPEEPEPIDAPDALNDD, from the coding sequence TTGGCGCAGCCCGCGGAAAAAATCGAACTCTTCGACGTCAACAGCGACGAGGCGCTGGCCCGCCACGAGGTCGCCTTGCGCGAGGCGGAGCGCATCGTCGAAGCGATGCTGTTCGCCTCTGCCGAGCCGCTCGATGAAGCCGAAATGGCCCGGCGCGTCGACGACAAGGTCGAGCTCGCCCAGGTGCTGGAGCGTCTGCGCAACCATTACGCCAATCGCGGCGTGAACCTCACCCGCGTCGGCAAGAGGTGGTTCTTCCGCACGGCGGGGGATTTGAACTGGATTCTCGCCCGCGAGCAGGTGGAGGAAAAGAAGCTCTCCCGCGCCGCGCTCGAGACGCTCGCCATCATCGCCTATCATCAGCCGGCGACCCGCGCCGAGATCGAGGAGATTCGGGGCGTCGCCATTTCCAAAGGCACGCTCGACACGCTGATGGAAACTGGCTGGGTCCGCCTGCGCGGCCGCCGCAAGGCCCCCGGGCGGCCGATCACCTATGGCACGACCGACGCCTTTCTGATGCATTTCGGCCTGGAGCAGATCAGCGATCTCCCCGGTCTCGACGAGCTCAAGGCGGCGGGCCTCTTCGACGGCCGCCTGCCAAAGGGCTTCGGCGTGCCGCAGCCGACCGACGACTCGGCGCTGCGCGATGACGAGGAGCCGCTGGAGGACGACGCCCCACAGGCGCTGGAGATGGACTTTCCGGAGGAGCCGGAGCCAATCGACGCGCCGGACGCGCTCAACGACGATTGA
- the serS gene encoding serine--tRNA ligase, with translation MYDIKWIRENADVFDKGRERRGLAPMSAELFALDDARRAAIAELQKAQERRNAASKEIGAAMKAGDSAKAEALKAEVAQIKDNWPALEQAERDAIAALDNALSSIPNTPLDSVPQGKDENDNVEVFRWGTPRAFDFTPKEHFEIGEGLGFMDFETAAKLSGARFVVNKGPLARLERALAQFMLDLHTGEHGYMEVNPPLLVRDDAMFGTAQLPKFREDQFSVTAGRQSSDEPTSEYWLIPTAEVPLTNLVRESILDEAQLPIRMTAGTYCFRAEAGAAGKDTRGMIRQHQFYKVELVSITAPEQSLEEHERMTGCAEKVLQALELPYRKVVLCTGDMGFASQKTYDLEVWLPGQGKYREISSCSVCGDFQARRMNARSRGPDGKPRFVHTLNGSGVAVGRAMVAVLENYQEADGSVTVPAVLQPYMGGLTRIARSV, from the coding sequence ATGTATGACATCAAATGGATTCGCGAGAACGCTGACGTTTTCGACAAAGGCCGCGAGCGGCGCGGGCTTGCGCCCATGTCGGCGGAGCTCTTCGCGCTCGACGACGCGCGCCGCGCGGCGATCGCCGAATTGCAGAAGGCCCAGGAGCGCCGCAACGCTGCCTCAAAGGAGATCGGCGCGGCGATGAAGGCGGGCGACAGCGCCAAGGCGGAAGCGCTGAAGGCGGAGGTCGCGCAGATCAAGGACAATTGGCCGGCGCTGGAGCAGGCGGAGCGCGACGCGATCGCGGCGCTCGATAATGCGCTGTCGAGCATCCCCAACACGCCGCTCGATTCCGTGCCGCAGGGCAAGGACGAGAACGACAATGTCGAGGTCTTCCGCTGGGGGACGCCGCGCGCATTCGACTTCACGCCCAAGGAGCATTTCGAGATCGGCGAGGGTCTCGGTTTCATGGATTTCGAGACGGCGGCCAAGCTCTCGGGCGCGCGTTTCGTTGTGAACAAAGGTCCGCTGGCGCGGCTGGAGCGCGCCCTCGCGCAATTCATGCTCGATCTGCACACGGGCGAGCATGGCTATATGGAAGTGAACCCGCCGCTGCTCGTGCGCGACGACGCCATGTTTGGCACCGCGCAATTGCCGAAGTTCCGCGAGGACCAGTTCTCCGTCACCGCCGGTCGGCAGTCGTCCGATGAGCCGACGTCCGAATATTGGCTCATCCCCACGGCCGAAGTCCCTCTCACAAACCTTGTCCGCGAATCCATTCTTGACGAGGCGCAGCTCCCGATCCGCATGACCGCCGGCACCTATTGCTTCCGCGCGGAAGCGGGCGCCGCCGGCAAAGATACGCGCGGCATGATCCGCCAGCACCAGTTCTACAAGGTGGAGCTCGTCTCGATCACCGCGCCCGAGCAGTCGCTCGAAGAACACGAGCGCATGACCGGCTGCGCCGAGAAAGTGCTGCAGGCGCTGGAACTGCCCTATCGCAAGGTTGTGCTTTGCACGGGCGACATGGGCTTTGCGTCGCAGAAGACCTACGATCTCGAAGTCTGGCTGCCGGGGCAGGGGAAATATCGCGAGATTTCGTCCTGCTCGGTCTGCGGCGACTTCCAGGCGCGGCGCATGAACGCGCGCTCGCGCGGGCCGGACGGCAAGCCGCGCTTCGTGCATACGCTCAACGGTTCGGGCGTCGCGGTCGGCCGCGCCATGGTGGCGGTGCTGGAGAATTATCAGGAGGCCGACGGCTCGGTGACGGTGCCGGCGGTGCTGCAACCCTATATGGGCGGCCTCACGCGTATCGCGCGAAGCGTGTAA